The Haloplanus sp. GDY1 genomic sequence TGGTCGCCGCCGGGTTCAGCCTGACGGGCATCGGGCTGGCCAACAGCCAACTCGACGACGAGCGGGTGTGGCGCGTGGCCGCCTGGTCGACGCTGGGACTGGGCGTCCCGACCGGGATCGCCCTCCTCCTGCCCCTGTGGTATCCGTCGTTGCTCCACGGCATCGACTGGCGGAGCGTCGTCATGGTCAACGTCGCGGCCGGCGGCGTCGTCGGCGTGCTCGTCGGCTCGCTGTTCGAACTCCGTGCCGAGCACGAGCGCACCCGGGCGCTGAACCAGCGCAACACGGTCTTCCTGCGGCTGTTCCGTCACGACATCCGCACCAGCATCAACCTCCTCCGCGGACACGTCGACCGGCTCGACGTCGACGCCGAGGAGCCGATCGAGGTGATCCACGAACAGATCGACCACGTCGAGCGCCTGAGCGACGCCGCACACCGCCTCGAAGAGCTCGAATCGATGACCGAGACGGAGCCGATCGACCTCGGCCGACTCGTCGAGGAGCGGGTCGACGACCTCCGGCGGACCGAGGATCGCGTGACCGTCGAGACAAACGTACGACCCGGGACGTACGTGTGGGCCAACGACCTGCTGGCGTCGGTCGTGGACAACCTGCTTCGGAACGCCGTGGAACACGGGGCCACGGAGGAGGAGTCGGAAGCCGACGGCCACCCGTGGCTGGCCGTGAGCGTCCGGTCCGCCGAGGGGCGGACGGGGGTCGTCGAACTGCGGGTCCGCGACGACGGCCCGGGCTTCTCGGAGACCGAACTCGCGGTCCACACCGGCGCGACCGAGACGGCGCTCCAGCACAGCGACGGCATCGGGCTCTGGCTGGTCCGCTGGATCGTCGACTCCTTCGACGGCGACGTGACGGTCGCCAACCACGCCGAGGGCGGGGCCGTCGTCACCGTCGCGCTCCCCGCGGCGGACCCGGACGCGGCGGCCGTGAGCCCGGATCCCTGACTCCCGCTGGACTGACCGCCCGTCGCTCGCCCGCCGGCCCCGCGACCACGGCGCCGGTCCCTCACCCGGGCGACGGACCGACCGACCACGGACCCGATAGCGCGTCGGCCCCGCCCGATCAGTGGGCGGACATGTCGGAGACGACGTTGAGACAGTAGACGCCGGCGACGACGAGGGCGATACCGACGGCCCCCGCGGCGTCGACCTGCTCGTCGAACGCCACGACGCCGATGGCCGCGATGGCGACGATGCCGACCGCGGCCCACGTTCCGTAGACGACGCCGACCGGGAGCTCCTCTAGCGCCAGCGAGAGACAGTAGAAGGCAGCCGCGTACCCGACGAGAACGCCCAGACTCGGGATCGGGCGCGAGAATCCCTGGGAGAGCTTCAGGGCGGTCGTTCCGAGAACCTCGGAGAGGATCGCAGCGGCGAGCAACACGTAGGGGTTCATGTGCCCCGGTTCTCCGCCCTCTCCGATGTGAATTTCGGCTCCGCTCACCGCCCGGCGTGCCGAGGCGACGTCCGCGGCCCCCGCGGGAGCGGTCGAAACGGGTCGGTCGCGGCGACGACTGCCCGACCGGCGGGTTCGGGACGAGCCGGCCCGAAGCGGCCCCGCCTACGCCGCCCGGAACTCACCGTGTTTCACGCCGATGCCGAACGCGAGCAGGCCGAACACGAGCATCGACGGCGCGACCATCGTCAGTACCGTCCCAGTTCCCATCATGCCG encodes the following:
- a CDS encoding sensor histidine kinase translates to MVSKGELGVSYLIGVGIVLSGTLGIGVAMPSGVVEHTSTSLLGLTMGLMVAAGFSLTGIGLANSQLDDERVWRVAAWSTLGLGVPTGIALLLPLWYPSLLHGIDWRSVVMVNVAAGGVVGVLVGSLFELRAEHERTRALNQRNTVFLRLFRHDIRTSINLLRGHVDRLDVDAEEPIEVIHEQIDHVERLSDAAHRLEELESMTETEPIDLGRLVEERVDDLRRTEDRVTVETNVRPGTYVWANDLLASVVDNLLRNAVEHGATEEESEADGHPWLAVSVRSAEGRTGVVELRVRDDGPGFSETELAVHTGATETALQHSDGIGLWLVRWIVDSFDGDVTVANHAEGGAVVTVALPAADPDAAAVSPDP
- a CDS encoding DMT family transporter — its product is MNPYVLLAAAILSEVLGTTALKLSQGFSRPIPSLGVLVGYAAAFYCLSLALEELPVGVVYGTWAAVGIVAIAAIGVVAFDEQVDAAGAVGIALVVAGVYCLNVVSDMSAH
- a CDS encoding DUF7333 family protein, coding for MEFSLPVALGAVLGIVVLGVAGLVGGGMMGTGTVLTMVAPSMLVFGLLAFGIGVKHGEFRAA